From Maribacter dokdonensis DSW-8, the proteins below share one genomic window:
- a CDS encoding NADH:ubiquinone reductase (Na(+)-transporting) subunit B encodes MSLKSKLHELKLKYQGKKMAPAFNAIHTFLFSPDETTHAGGTHVKAVDDLKRTMNTVIMALVPVLIFSMFNAGYQYYSAINGFPEEFSLMNDFLTWDNFWIGIIKVLPLVVVSYAVGLIVEFIFAVIKGHEVEEGYLVTGMLVPLIVPVDTPLWMLAVAVVFGVVIGKEVFGGTGMNILNPALTIRAFLFFAYPTWMSGDKVWVYGARERSEEILAGATNVDAYSGETILGFLAQNKGAEMSYSVSDMFFGFIPGSVGETSAFLILLGGLFLIFTKIASWRIMLSAVIGSLVMGLIFNQVVEFGWVAESSKFYGLMSFDFWKHLIVGGLAFGIVYMATDPVTGSQTNKGKWYYGFFIGFISVMIRVFNPAYPEGVFLAILLMNVFAPTIDHYVVRGNIKNRMKRLKDATIYPKDSDGKAEELKAETV; translated from the coding sequence ATGAGTTTAAAAAGCAAATTACACGAACTTAAACTGAAGTATCAGGGTAAGAAAATGGCTCCTGCCTTTAATGCCATTCATACTTTTTTGTTTTCGCCAGATGAGACTACCCATGCAGGTGGTACACATGTTAAGGCGGTAGATGATTTAAAGCGTACCATGAACACGGTAATTATGGCGCTGGTACCGGTGTTGATATTTTCAATGTTCAATGCGGGTTATCAATATTATTCTGCTATCAATGGTTTTCCTGAGGAATTTTCGTTGATGAACGATTTCCTTACTTGGGATAATTTTTGGATCGGTATTATTAAGGTTTTGCCATTAGTTGTGGTTTCTTATGCTGTAGGTCTAATAGTGGAATTCATTTTTGCTGTTATCAAAGGTCATGAGGTAGAAGAAGGTTATTTGGTTACCGGTATGTTGGTGCCATTAATTGTTCCTGTAGATACACCGCTTTGGATGTTGGCGGTAGCCGTAGTTTTCGGTGTTGTGATCGGTAAAGAGGTTTTTGGTGGAACAGGAATGAATATTCTTAATCCTGCCTTAACAATTAGAGCATTTTTATTCTTCGCTTATCCAACTTGGATGAGTGGTGATAAAGTTTGGGTTTACGGCGCTAGAGAGCGTTCAGAAGAGATTCTGGCAGGTGCTACAAATGTAGATGCTTACTCTGGGGAGACCATATTAGGATTTTTAGCGCAAAACAAAGGTGCGGAGATGTCCTATTCTGTTTCGGATATGTTCTTCGGATTTATTCCAGGTTCTGTTGGTGAAACATCTGCTTTCCTGATTTTGCTAGGAGGTTTGTTTTTGATATTCACAAAAATCGCTAGCTGGAGAATAATGCTAAGTGCTGTAATCGGTTCATTGGTTATGGGCTTAATATTCAATCAAGTTGTTGAATTTGGTTGGGTTGCGGAATCTAGTAAGTTCTACGGTTTAATGAGTTTTGATTTCTGGAAACATTTAATTGTGGGTGGTCTTGCCTTTGGTATTGTTTACATGGCAACTGATCCTGTAACTGGTTCTCAGACAAATAAGGGTAAATGGTACTATGGGTTCTTTATCGGGTTTATTTCTGTAATGATCCGTGTATTCAACCCAGCATACCCAGAAGGTGTGTTCTTAGCTATCCTATTAATGAACGTATTTGCACCTACA